One genomic window of Ottowia oryzae includes the following:
- a CDS encoding chalcone isomerase family protein, whose translation MKRQRAYAPLLAVAATLFAAGHASAQTPAAVPAPAAKAPPIAAPAVVRLSPTVQLAGQTLHLNGKGTRYRAVVRVYDIGLYATTKVSSLEQLAAAPGPKRLQLITLRELKGDMLGVAMVQGMQDNAPSGERIKLIPQMERLSRIFGAEPSAAAGTALTIDYVPGKGTAFYLNGEQKGEAVADPSYFIAVARIWLGNKPADATLKDALLGIEAKRAESGGG comes from the coding sequence ATGAAGAGACAACGCGCCTACGCCCCCTTGCTGGCTGTGGCAGCGACATTGTTCGCTGCCGGCCACGCCTCGGCTCAAACCCCGGCAGCGGTGCCCGCTCCGGCTGCCAAGGCCCCACCCATCGCCGCACCCGCGGTGGTGCGCCTGTCGCCCACCGTGCAATTGGCGGGGCAAACGCTGCACCTCAACGGCAAGGGCACGCGCTACCGCGCCGTGGTGCGCGTGTACGACATCGGCCTGTATGCCACGACCAAGGTCAGCTCGCTGGAGCAACTGGCCGCCGCGCCTGGGCCCAAGCGCTTGCAGCTGATCACGCTGCGCGAGCTCAAGGGCGACATGCTCGGCGTGGCCATGGTGCAGGGCATGCAGGACAACGCCCCATCGGGCGAGCGGATCAAGCTGATCCCGCAGATGGAGCGCCTCAGCCGCATTTTTGGCGCAGAGCCGAGCGCGGCCGCTGGCACCGCGTTGACCATCGACTACGTGCCCGGCAAGGGCACGGCCTTTTACCTCAACGGCGAGCAAAAAGGCGAGGCCGTGGCCGACCCCAGCTACTTCATCGCCGTGGCGCGCATCTGGCTGGGCAACAAGCCGGCGGACGCCACCTTGAAAGATGCCCTGCTGGGCATCGAAGCCAAGCGCGCCGAATCCGGCGGCGGCTGA
- a CDS encoding AEC family transporter, with the protein MLAILAVTFPFFALVLCGYLAARARLLPLDAVPGLNIFVLYFALPCMLFRFGSSTPPHRLFDPAVAALWLLCGAVVIAAAAWQARARGAGWPDAAMGALVAAFPNSGFMGVPLILALLGDAGAGPVMATPLVDLVVTTSVCIGLSQWGAATEHGPARAVLRALQGVLRNPMPWSILLGALFGVLGVGLWAPLGRTVALLGDAASPVALFTIGAVLARSQMRPTAAAGDSARLQDAPLLSGLKLLLHPLLVWGLGWLMVGQGWMAPSMLVPLVMAAALPAASNVSLLAERFGADNGRIARVILWSTALAFFSFSGFVALMT; encoded by the coding sequence TTGCTTGCCATCCTCGCTGTCACCTTTCCGTTCTTCGCCTTGGTGCTTTGCGGCTACCTGGCCGCGCGTGCGCGCCTGCTGCCGCTGGACGCGGTACCCGGGCTGAACATCTTCGTGCTGTACTTTGCGCTGCCGTGCATGCTGTTCCGGTTCGGCAGCAGCACGCCGCCCCATCGCCTGTTTGATCCTGCGGTGGCGGCGCTGTGGCTGTTGTGCGGCGCGGTCGTCATCGCCGCCGCCGCCTGGCAGGCTCGCGCGCGCGGCGCAGGCTGGCCCGACGCCGCCATGGGCGCGTTGGTGGCCGCATTTCCCAACTCGGGCTTTATGGGCGTGCCGCTCATCCTGGCGCTGTTGGGTGATGCCGGGGCGGGCCCGGTCATGGCCACACCGCTGGTCGATCTGGTGGTGACCACCTCGGTTTGCATTGGCCTGTCGCAATGGGGCGCCGCGACGGAGCACGGGCCGGCGCGCGCGGTGCTGCGCGCGCTGCAAGGGGTGCTGCGCAACCCGATGCCGTGGTCGATCTTACTGGGCGCGCTGTTCGGCGTGCTGGGTGTCGGGCTGTGGGCGCCGCTGGGGCGAACGGTGGCGCTGCTGGGCGATGCGGCGTCGCCGGTCGCGCTGTTCACCATCGGGGCGGTGCTGGCACGTTCACAAATGCGCCCGACGGCGGCGGCGGGCGATTCTGCACGCCTTCAAGACGCGCCGCTGCTGTCCGGCTTGAAATTGCTCTTGCACCCGTTGCTGGTGTGGGGATTGGGCTGGCTGATGGTTGGCCAGGGCTGGATGGCGCCGTCCATGCTGGTGCCGCTGGTCATGGCGGCGGCGCTGCCGGCGGCCAGCAACGTGTCGCTGCTGGCAGAGCGGTTTGGCGCAGACAACGGCCGCATCGCGCGGGTGATCCTGTGGTCCACCGCGCTGGCATTCTTCAGCTTTTCGGGCTTTGTCGCGTTGATGACGTGA
- the priA gene encoding replication restart helicase PriA — MQVDPDSTAAGAPHWLAVAVPTPAHSNLAEPLTYRSDQPLAPGTLVRVPLGKREVLGVVWHSDLPAPPPELAPQVRPVAPLEGLAPLDAHWRALITFAARYYQRALGEVALAALPPQLRTLTSVQMARRLKRQGPAGAVATPPSPSLPLSAEQAAALQAIDSGAGPFLLFGATGSGKTEVYMRAAADALSRDAAAQVLVLVPEINLTPQLEARFAERFGADAVVALHSGLTPAQRLGNWLAAHLGRARIVLGTRVAVMASIPQLALIVVDEEHDPSYKQQEGARYSARDLAIYRGHQCGAKVVLGSATPSLESWWASTPEPDGPGRYQRLAMPRRIGTAASEDATTGLPRVRRVDMNRQPKGALLAPPLLEAIGERIARGEQVLLLLNRRGWAPVLHCADCGWKSECPHCSAYQVFHKIDRTLRCHHCGFTQRVPHACPSCGNADIGTLGRGTEQLEEQLVGLLANVHRPDGSSARVLRIDADSARGAGRLESQLAQVHDGEVDVLVGTQMVAKGHDFRRVTLVAAVNPDGALYASDFRAPERLFALLMQAAGRAGRDAASGATSEMWVQTQYPQHPLFAALKLHDYPGFAAEQLKERSEAGLPPFSHLALLRAEARTQEAAQGFLVAAADAAAESLAQGELAGAFDTVTWYPAVPLTVQRVANIERAQMLLESPSRVALQRVLAACQPILHALRASPEHRAVLRWAIDVDPLAV, encoded by the coding sequence GTGCAAGTTGATCCTGATAGCACCGCTGCCGGCGCACCCCATTGGCTGGCCGTGGCGGTGCCCACGCCCGCCCACAGCAACCTGGCCGAGCCGCTGACCTACCGCAGCGACCAGCCCCTGGCGCCAGGCACGCTGGTGCGCGTGCCCCTGGGCAAGCGCGAGGTGCTGGGCGTGGTGTGGCACAGCGACTTGCCCGCGCCCCCGCCCGAACTGGCGCCGCAGGTGCGCCCCGTGGCCCCGCTGGAAGGCCTGGCGCCACTGGACGCGCACTGGCGGGCGCTGATCACCTTTGCCGCCCGCTATTACCAGCGCGCCCTGGGCGAAGTGGCGCTGGCCGCCTTGCCACCACAGCTGCGCACCCTGACCAGCGTGCAAATGGCGCGGCGCCTGAAGCGGCAAGGCCCCGCTGGCGCCGTGGCCACCCCGCCCAGCCCGTCGCTGCCCCTGTCGGCCGAGCAGGCCGCCGCGCTGCAGGCCATCGACAGCGGCGCGGGCCCGTTCCTGCTGTTTGGCGCCACCGGCAGCGGCAAGACCGAGGTGTACATGCGCGCAGCGGCCGACGCCCTGTCGCGCGACGCCGCCGCGCAGGTGCTGGTGCTGGTGCCCGAGATCAACCTGACCCCGCAACTCGAAGCGCGCTTTGCCGAGCGCTTTGGCGCCGACGCCGTGGTCGCACTGCACAGCGGGCTGACACCGGCGCAGCGCCTGGGCAACTGGCTGGCCGCGCACCTGGGCCGCGCGCGCATCGTGCTGGGCACGCGGGTGGCGGTGATGGCGTCGATCCCGCAGCTGGCACTGATCGTCGTGGATGAAGAGCACGACCCCAGCTACAAGCAGCAGGAAGGCGCGCGCTATTCGGCACGCGATCTGGCGATCTACCGCGGCCACCAGTGCGGCGCCAAGGTGGTGCTGGGCTCGGCCACGCCGTCACTGGAAAGCTGGTGGGCCAGCACGCCAGAGCCCGACGGGCCGGGCCGCTACCAGCGCCTGGCCATGCCGCGGCGCATCGGCACCGCCGCCAGCGAAGACGCCACGACCGGTCTGCCCCGCGTGCGGCGCGTGGACATGAACCGCCAGCCCAAGGGCGCCCTGCTGGCGCCGCCCCTGCTGGAGGCCATTGGCGAGCGCATCGCACGTGGCGAGCAGGTGCTGCTGCTGCTGAACCGCCGCGGCTGGGCGCCGGTGCTGCACTGCGCCGATTGCGGGTGGAAAAGCGAATGCCCGCACTGCAGCGCCTACCAGGTGTTTCACAAGATCGACCGCACGCTGCGCTGCCACCACTGCGGCTTCACCCAGCGCGTGCCGCACGCCTGCCCCAGCTGTGGCAACGCCGACATCGGCACCCTGGGGCGCGGCACGGAACAGCTGGAAGAGCAACTGGTGGGGCTGCTGGCCAACGTCCATCGCCCCGACGGCAGCAGCGCGCGTGTGCTGCGCATCGACGCCGATTCGGCGCGCGGCGCGGGGCGGCTGGAATCGCAGCTGGCGCAGGTGCACGACGGCGAGGTGGATGTGCTGGTCGGCACGCAAATGGTGGCCAAAGGGCACGACTTTCGCCGTGTCACGCTGGTGGCGGCCGTCAACCCCGATGGGGCGCTGTATGCCAGCGACTTTCGCGCCCCTGAGCGCCTTTTCGCCCTGTTGATGCAGGCCGCCGGGCGCGCCGGGCGCGATGCCGCCAGCGGCGCCACCAGCGAGATGTGGGTGCAAACCCAGTACCCCCAGCACCCGCTGTTTGCCGCGCTGAAGCTGCACGACTACCCTGGTTTTGCCGCCGAACAGCTCAAGGAACGCAGCGAGGCTGGCCTGCCGCCGTTCAGCCACCTGGCCCTGCTGCGCGCCGAGGCCCGCACGCAGGAGGCGGCGCAAGGCTTTCTGGTCGCCGCGGCCGATGCCGCGGCCGAATCGCTGGCGCAGGGCGAGCTGGCCGGGGCTTTCGACACCGTGACCTGGTACCCCGCCGTGCCGCTGACCGTGCAACGCGTGGCCAATATCGAGCGCGCGCAGATGCTGCTGGAAAGCCCGTCGCGAGTGGCCTTGCAGCGTGTGCTGGCGGCCTGCCAACCCATCCTGCACGCCTTGCGCGCTTCGCCCGAGCACCGCGCCGTGCTGCGCTGGGCCATTGATGTGGATCCGCTGGCGGTGTGA
- the hemE gene encoding uroporphyrinogen decarboxylase has product MSFPSLQNDTFLRACLGLATDHTPVWLMRQAGRYLPEYCATRARAGSFMGLATNVDYATEVTLQPLARYPLDAAILFSDILTVPDAMGLGLSFQQGEGPKFEKVVRDEAAVAALAVPDMDKLRYVFDAVTSIRRALNGRVPLIGFSGSPWTLACYMVEGGGSSDYRQVKTLMYARPDLMHRVLQINADAVAQYLNAQIDAGAQAVMVFDSWGGVLADGAFQAFSLAYTRRVLAQLKRTGADGAVVPRIVFTKGGGLWLPEMAGLNCDVLGLDWTMNLGRARQIVQQAAAENATTNIATGADSSSASGQKQTASTTPKALQGNIDPNVLFAPPETIRTEVRHVLDSFGAPHTDRAAPGSTHIFNLGHGISQFTPPEHVAHLVEEVHRHSRALRQG; this is encoded by the coding sequence ATGAGCTTCCCTTCCCTGCAAAACGACACCTTCCTGCGCGCCTGCCTGGGCCTGGCCACCGACCACACCCCCGTCTGGCTGATGCGCCAGGCCGGCCGCTACCTGCCCGAGTACTGCGCCACGCGCGCCAGGGCGGGCAGCTTCATGGGTCTGGCCACGAACGTGGACTACGCCACCGAGGTCACGCTGCAGCCGCTGGCGCGCTACCCGCTGGACGCGGCCATCCTGTTCAGCGACATCCTCACCGTGCCCGACGCCATGGGACTGGGCCTGTCATTTCAGCAAGGCGAAGGCCCCAAGTTTGAGAAAGTGGTGCGCGACGAGGCCGCCGTGGCCGCGCTGGCCGTGCCCGACATGGACAAGCTGCGCTACGTGTTCGACGCGGTCACCAGCATCCGCCGGGCCCTGAACGGCCGCGTCCCGCTGATCGGCTTTTCGGGCAGCCCGTGGACGCTGGCCTGCTACATGGTCGAAGGCGGCGGCAGCTCGGACTACCGGCAGGTCAAGACGCTGATGTACGCCCGCCCCGACCTGATGCACCGCGTGCTGCAGATCAACGCCGACGCGGTGGCGCAGTACCTGAACGCGCAGATCGACGCGGGTGCGCAGGCGGTGATGGTGTTCGACAGCTGGGGCGGCGTGCTGGCCGACGGGGCCTTTCAGGCGTTCAGCCTGGCCTACACGCGGCGCGTGCTGGCGCAGCTCAAGCGCACGGGCGCCGACGGCGCCGTGGTACCGCGCATCGTCTTCACCAAAGGCGGCGGGCTGTGGCTGCCTGAAATGGCCGGACTGAATTGCGACGTGCTGGGCCTGGATTGGACGATGAACCTAGGCCGAGCGCGCCAGATCGTGCAGCAGGCCGCGGCAGAAAACGCTACAACAAACATAGCTACCGGCGCAGACTCCTCCAGCGCCAGCGGCCAAAAACAAACTGCATCGACCACGCCGAAGGCGCTGCAGGGCAACATCGACCCCAACGTGCTGTTCGCCCCGCCCGAGACCATCCGCACCGAGGTGCGCCACGTGCTGGACAGCTTTGGCGCCCCGCACACCGACCGCGCCGCGCCGGGCAGCACCCACATCTTCAACCTGGGCCACGGCATCAGCCAATTCACCCCGCCAGAGCACGTCGCGCATCTGGTGGAAGAGGTGCACCGCCATTCCAGGGCGCTGCGCCAGGGCTGA
- a CDS encoding DUF1328 domain-containing protein: MLHYAVVFFVIAIIAALLGFGGIASGAAGIAKILFIVFLVLAVVSLVANLIKK; this comes from the coding sequence ATGCTTCACTACGCCGTTGTTTTCTTTGTCATCGCCATCATCGCGGCCTTGCTGGGTTTTGGCGGTATCGCTTCCGGTGCTGCAGGTATCGCCAAGATCCTGTTCATCGTGTTCCTGGTGCTGGCGGTGGTTTCGCTGGTAGCCAACCTGATCAAGAAGTAG
- a CDS encoding CsbD family protein: MNKHQVTGRVEEAKGAIKEAAGKLVGNEKLQAEGAIEKNAGKVEAKAGDIANKLKKAAE; this comes from the coding sequence ATGAACAAGCATCAAGTGACCGGCCGTGTTGAAGAAGCCAAGGGCGCCATCAAGGAAGCCGCTGGCAAGCTGGTCGGCAATGAAAAGTTGCAGGCCGAAGGCGCCATCGAGAAAAACGCTGGCAAGGTGGAAGCCAAGGCTGGCGACATCGCCAACAAGCTGAAAAAAGCGGCTGAGTAA
- a CDS encoding N-acetylmuramoyl-L-alanine amidase — translation MTSHSVSDFHTDLKVLHCVALARLRRTVRFGALALLTVAACASGPAQARTTGGPRTQPVDMVVIHSTGGPTCDAQNRPIWVPGGELEDNLRVIGAHPTLGIHWMIDRDGTVRASVPESQVAYHVLKYSRRSIAVELINDGDGRDPFPPAQINALVDLLHGVLQRNPHIARAGVVRHSDVDLGHMPCAPERRRKVDPGDAYPHAEVLRRVFGDAVR, via the coding sequence GTGACAAGCCACAGCGTCAGCGATTTCCACACCGATCTGAAGGTGCTGCACTGCGTCGCGCTGGCCCGCCTGCGGCGCACGGTTCGCTTTGGTGCCTTAGCTCTGCTCACCGTGGCGGCCTGTGCAAGCGGGCCCGCGCAAGCCCGCACCACCGGCGGCCCGCGCACGCAGCCCGTGGACATGGTCGTCATCCATTCCACGGGCGGGCCGACGTGCGATGCGCAGAACCGGCCGATCTGGGTGCCCGGTGGCGAGCTGGAAGACAACCTGCGCGTGATTGGTGCGCACCCCACGCTGGGCATTCACTGGATGATCGACCGCGACGGCACGGTGCGCGCGAGCGTGCCGGAATCGCAGGTGGCCTACCACGTGCTGAAGTACAGCCGCCGATCCATCGCGGTGGAGCTGATCAACGACGGCGACGGGCGCGACCCATTTCCGCCTGCGCAGATCAACGCGCTGGTCGATCTGCTGCACGGCGTGCTGCAGCGCAACCCGCACATCGCCCGCGCGGGCGTGGTGCGCCATTCCGACGTGGACCTGGGCCACATGCCCTGCGCGCCAGAGCGCCGCCGCAAGGTGGACCCGGGCGACGCCTACCCCCATGCCGAGGTGCTGCGAAGGGTGTTTGGCGACGCGGTGCGGTAA
- a CDS encoding O-acetylhomoserine aminocarboxypropyltransferase/cysteine synthase family protein: protein MNHSPPPPPGSDRAYGFATRAVHAAAVPDPVTGARATPIHQSTSFVFDNAEHAASLFNLQTFGNVYSRISNPTVAVLEERIAALENGRAALACASGMAAQMTALLAILKNGDHIVAASTLYGGTVGQLGVGFGRLGIETTFVDPAKPENFAAAIRPNTRAVYGETIGNPLVNVLDIAAVADVAHAHGLPLVIDNTVASPYLCNPLDLGADIVAHSATKYIGGHGTTMGGVVVEGGRFPWDNGQFPEMTEPSAAYHGVKFYETFGDFGYTMKARMEVNRTFGAVLSPLSAWLLLQGSETLHLRMREHCRNALAVAQFLQNHPRVAWVNYPGLPDSPYHALAQKQFRAVDGRPGASGILTFGVKGGAAAGERFIDACEFLSHLANIGDAKTLVIHPASTTHRQLNDDELARAGVSADMVRLSVGIEDVEDILWDIDQTLERASV from the coding sequence ATGAACCACAGCCCCCCACCCCCGCCCGGCAGCGACCGCGCCTATGGCTTTGCCACGCGCGCCGTGCACGCCGCTGCCGTGCCCGACCCGGTGACCGGCGCGCGCGCCACGCCCATCCACCAAAGCACCAGCTTCGTCTTTGACAACGCCGAACACGCCGCCAGCCTGTTCAACCTGCAGACCTTCGGCAACGTGTACAGCCGCATCTCCAACCCCACGGTGGCGGTGCTGGAAGAGCGCATCGCCGCGCTGGAAAACGGCCGCGCCGCCCTGGCGTGCGCCAGCGGCATGGCCGCGCAAATGACCGCGCTGCTGGCCATCTTGAAAAACGGCGACCACATCGTGGCGGCCAGCACGCTGTACGGCGGCACCGTGGGGCAGCTGGGCGTGGGCTTTGGGCGCCTGGGCATCGAGACCACCTTTGTCGACCCGGCCAAGCCCGAGAATTTTGCCGCCGCCATCCGCCCCAACACGCGCGCCGTGTACGGCGAAACCATCGGCAACCCGCTGGTCAACGTGCTGGACATCGCTGCCGTGGCCGACGTGGCGCACGCGCACGGCCTGCCGCTGGTGATCGACAACACCGTGGCCAGCCCCTACCTGTGCAACCCGCTGGATCTGGGCGCCGACATCGTGGCGCACAGCGCCACCAAGTACATCGGCGGGCACGGCACCACCATGGGCGGCGTGGTGGTGGAAGGGGGGCGCTTCCCGTGGGACAACGGCCAATTCCCCGAGATGACCGAGCCCAGCGCCGCCTACCACGGCGTGAAGTTCTACGAGACCTTTGGCGACTTCGGCTACACGATGAAGGCGCGCATGGAAGTCAACCGCACCTTCGGCGCCGTGCTGTCGCCCCTGTCGGCTTGGCTGCTGCTGCAAGGCAGCGAAACCCTGCACCTGCGCATGCGCGAGCACTGCCGCAACGCGCTGGCGGTGGCGCAGTTCCTGCAAAACCACCCGCGTGTGGCCTGGGTCAACTACCCCGGCCTGCCGGATTCGCCCTACCACGCGCTGGCGCAAAAGCAGTTCCGCGCGGTGGACGGGCGCCCGGGCGCCTCGGGCATCCTGACGTTTGGCGTGAAAGGCGGCGCGGCGGCGGGCGAGCGCTTCATCGACGCCTGCGAATTCCTCAGCCACCTGGCCAACATCGGCGACGCCAAGACGCTGGTGATCCACCCCGCGTCGACCACCCACCGCCAGCTGAACGACGATGAACTGGCGCGCGCCGGTGTCAGCGCCGACATGGTGCGGCTGTCTGTGGGTATTGAAGACGTGGAGGACATTCTTTGGGATATCGATCAGACGTTGGAGAGGGCCAGCGTGTGA
- a CDS encoding CoA-binding protein, translating into MPQTPDTISTLRDVLTRCRTLAVVGLSPQWHRPSYFAAKYMQAHGYRIVPVNPLVAREGGSILGERAYATLHEADAAVRAEGGRIDMVDCFRKSEDIPPLADEAVAIAARCLWLQLGVFNDAAAERAEADGLQVIQNRCVKIEHARLFGGLGWAGVNTRVISAKRPTVLPY; encoded by the coding sequence ATGCCCCAAACCCCCGACACCATCAGCACGCTGCGCGACGTACTGACCCGCTGCCGCACCCTGGCCGTGGTGGGCCTGTCGCCGCAATGGCACCGGCCCAGCTACTTTGCCGCCAAGTACATGCAGGCGCACGGCTACCGCATCGTGCCCGTCAACCCGCTGGTGGCGCGCGAAGGCGGCAGCATCCTGGGCGAACGCGCGTACGCCACGCTGCATGAGGCCGATGCCGCCGTGCGCGCCGAGGGCGGGCGCATCGACATGGTGGACTGCTTTCGCAAGAGCGAAGACATCCCGCCGCTGGCCGACGAGGCCGTGGCCATCGCCGCGCGCTGCCTGTGGCTGCAGCTGGGCGTGTTCAACGACGCCGCGGCAGAGCGCGCCGAAGCCGACGGGCTGCAGGTCATCCAGAACCGCTGCGTGAAGATCGAGCACGCGCGCCTCTTCGGCGGCCTGGGCTGGGCGGGCGTGAACACGCGGGTGATCTCGGCCAAACGCCCCACCGTGCTGCCTTACTGA
- a CDS encoding metallophosphoesterase has protein sequence MGLIQPLFEGPIDIVGDVHGEAQALRALLNHLGYDADGRHAQGRRLVFVGDLCDRGPDSPAVLRQVQALVQAGHAQAMVGNHEINLMRGDPKDGAGWFFDERAERDQAKYAPFARAAAAERGALQAVAAHWPVALERADLRVVHAAWQAPAIDAVRPLQSGQLISAYDAWEEAAREKGRQTHIAQRMHDELARWGGDLESPAEQPPFMPAHAENEVNKQMLNPLKVLTSGVEQRGTTPFFAGGKWRFVERVTWWNDYTDALPVVVGHYWRRRYPDERTAESARAALPDEDVFAHVPPLAWHGQRANVFCVDYSVGGRWQARQRHAPLTREFKLAALQWPERTLVFDDGSREATEGFCQPAA, from the coding sequence ATGGGCTTGATCCAGCCGCTGTTTGAAGGGCCTATCGATATCGTGGGCGACGTCCACGGTGAAGCGCAGGCCCTGCGCGCGCTGCTGAACCACCTGGGCTACGACGCCGATGGGCGCCACGCGCAGGGCCGGCGCCTGGTCTTCGTGGGCGACCTGTGCGACCGCGGCCCCGACAGCCCCGCCGTGCTGCGGCAGGTTCAGGCCCTGGTGCAGGCGGGCCACGCGCAGGCGATGGTCGGCAACCATGAGATCAACCTGATGCGGGGCGACCCGAAGGACGGCGCAGGCTGGTTTTTTGACGAACGCGCCGAGCGCGACCAGGCCAAGTACGCGCCCTTTGCCCGCGCCGCGGCGGCCGAGCGCGGTGCGCTGCAAGCCGTGGCCGCGCACTGGCCGGTGGCGCTGGAGCGAGCCGACCTGCGCGTGGTGCACGCCGCGTGGCAGGCGCCCGCAATCGACGCCGTGCGCCCGTTGCAGTCCGGCCAGCTCATCAGCGCCTACGACGCTTGGGAAGAAGCGGCGCGCGAAAAAGGCCGCCAGACCCACATCGCCCAGCGCATGCACGATGAGCTGGCGCGCTGGGGCGGCGATCTGGAATCGCCCGCCGAGCAGCCGCCCTTCATGCCCGCGCACGCCGAAAACGAGGTCAACAAGCAGATGCTGAACCCGCTGAAGGTGCTGACTTCTGGCGTAGAGCAGCGCGGCACCACGCCGTTCTTTGCGGGCGGCAAGTGGCGCTTTGTCGAGCGCGTGACCTGGTGGAACGACTACACCGACGCCTTGCCCGTGGTCGTCGGCCACTACTGGCGCCGCCGCTACCCGGACGAGCGCACCGCCGAAAGCGCGCGCGCCGCCCTGCCCGACGAAGACGTGTTCGCCCACGTGCCGCCGCTGGCCTGGCACGGCCAGCGCGCCAACGTGTTCTGCGTGGACTATTCCGTGGGCGGGCGCTGGCAGGCGCGCCAGCGGCACGCGCCGCTCACGCGCGAATTCAAGCTGGCCGCGCTGCAATGGCCTGAACGCACGCTGGTGTTTGACGACGGCAGCCGCGAAGCGACCGAAGGCTTCTGCCAGCCAGCGGCCTGA